The Rhododendron vialii isolate Sample 1 chromosome 6a, ASM3025357v1 genome includes a window with the following:
- the LOC131329608 gene encoding DNA topoisomerase 1-like isoform X1: MDEVDDDDVPLVFRRSSTTSKQNHLHSETTKSSSQRHDVQLKKQVSEVRSSNGLNSISQKGMPVLSSKASIVKSHAASPKESTSSAKGSAVKSSLPSPKTSVSSAKASLVKKPVADLKVSTLVADQSNHMSQQNTSSAITKEKQMINCSGEPHSDSEDLEDNKPLSARLSAGLPKVCPNNTNKEPNTSTLGSPPLETPRVKGEDSDDEIPLSSKYKFKSNAGPSGSKSHVFDENKPVAPKLKQNGSTMIDNQVKKSSTLLNKRSVAEAKSLSQPSNKRPKLVNGSSPTSEKVSVKAESKLDEDRIDYVPISERLQMALLSGKKSLSQSSVKRPKLADGSPPIVGKQVSIKAEPKVDENGTGYVPISERLQMAILSGRKSLSQSSVKRPKLVDGSAPIVDKQVSIKAESEVDEDDDDYVPISERLKKANVSGTKSASVKQKVTKVVSTSFKKSTKSKKVVKKSAHSKSSKVPPGSGEGQKWTTFVHNGVIFPPPYKPHGVKMLYKGQPVNLTPEQEEVATMFAVMLDTEYMTKSKFKENFMSDWKKILGKNHVIQRLEDCDFTPIYDWHQKEKEKKKQMSAEEKKALREEKMQQEEKYMWAIVDGVKEKVGNFRVEPPGLFRGRGEHPKMGKLKKRIRPRDITINIGKDAPIPECPMPGERWKEIRHDNTVTWLAFWIDPINSKEFKYVFLAPSSSLKGQSDKEKYEKARLLKDYIQGIRSAYKKDFASKDITKRQIAVATYLIDKLALRAGNEKDDEEADTVGCCTLKVGNVEPMPPDTLKFDFLGKDSIRYQNEVKVELPVFKAIQQFRTGKSGGDDLFDKLDTGKLNAHLKELMPGLTAKVFRTYNASITLDEMLSKETKDGDLAEKVVVYQHANKEVAIICNHQRTVSKSHSAQMSRLNEKIDELKGILDELETDLARAKKGKPPLKTSDGKSKKNLNPEVLERKIVQTNARIAKMERDKETKEDLKTVALGTSKINYLDPRITVAWCKRHEVPIEKIFNKSLLEKFTWAMEVDPNFRF, from the exons ATGGACGAGGTTGATGACGATGATGTGCCCCTAGTTTTCAGGCGCAGTAGCACCACTTCAAAGCAAAATCATTTGCACTCGGAAACAACGAAGTCATCATCTCAAAGGCATGATGTACAGTTAAAGAAGCAGGTCTCTGAAGTCCGTTCTTCCAATGGTCTGAACTCCATTTCCCAGAAGGGTATGCCAGTTCTATCTAGCAAGGCATCAATAGTGAAATCTCATGCAGCAAGCCCAAAAGAGTCGACTTCATCTGCCAAGGGGTCAGCAGTAAAATCTTCTTTACCAAGCCCAAAAACCTCAGTTTCATCTGCTAAGGCATCTCTCGTGAAGAAGCCAGTGGCTGATTTAAAAGTGTCAACTTTGGTAGCTGATCAGTCAAACCATATGTCGCAACAAAATACATCATCTGCTATAACGAAGGAGAAGCAGATGATTAATTGTTCTGGAGAACCACATAGTGATTCTGAGGATTTAGAAGATAATAAGCCACTGAGTGCTAGACTCTCTGCTGGATTACCAAAGGTATGTCCAAACAATACCAACAAAGAGCCAAACACTTCTACTCTGGGTTCACCACCACTTGAAACACCAAGAGTCAAAGGTGAAGACTCGGATGATGAAATTCCTTTGTCCTCAAAATATAAGTTCAAGTCAAATGCAGGACCATCTGGAAGCAAGTCCCATGTGTTTGATGAAAATAAACCTGTGGCACCAAAACTTAAGCAAAATGGTTCTACCATGATAGACAACCAAGTTAAAAAATCTTCTACCTTGTTGAACAAGAGATCTGTAGCTGAGGCTAAGTCTTTAAGTCAGCCTTCAAATAAAAGGCCAAAGCTTGTCAATGGGTCTTCTCCTACCTCAGAGAAAGTGTCTGTGAAAGCAGAATCAAAGTTAGATGAGGATCGTATCGATTATGTCCCTATTTCCGAGAGGTTGCAGATGGCACTTTTATCAGGCAAGAAATCTTTAAGTCAGTCTTCAGTTAAAAGGCCAAAGCTTGCTGATGGATCTCCTCCAATCGTTGGTAAGCAAGTATCCATCAAAGCAGAACCAAAGGTAGATGAGAATGGTACTGGTTATGTTCCTATTTCCGAGAGGTTGCAGATGGCAATTTTATCAGGCAGGAAATCTTTAAGTCAGTCTTCAGTTAAAAGGCCAAAGCTTGTTGATGGATCTGCTCCAATCGTTGATAAGCAAGTATCCATTAAAGCAGAATCAGAGGtagatgaggatgatgatgattaTGTTCCCATTTCCGAGAGATTGAAGAAGGCAAATGTATCAGGTACAAAATCGGCATCTGTAAAACAGAAGGTGACAAAAGTTGTTTCGACTTCGTTCAAAAAGAGTACCAAGTCCAAGAAAGTTGTGAAAAAATCAGCACACTCCAAGTCGTCAAAGGTGCCCCCTGGCTCTGGTGAAGGGCAAAAATGGACTACCTTTGTTCACAATGGTGTCATTTTCCCACCTCCATACAAGCCTCATGGGGTTAAGATGCTCTACAAGGGCCAACCAGTTAATTTGACTCCCGAACAAGAggag GTTGCAACTATGTTTGCAGTGATGTTAGATACAGAATACATGACCAAATCTAAATTCAAAGAGAATTTTATGAGTGACTGGAAGAAAATTCTCGGGAAAAATCATGTAATTCAGAGGTTGGAAGATTGTGATTTCACCCCGATATATGACTGGCATcagaaggaaaaggagaagaagaagcaaatgaGTGCAGAA GAGAAGAAGGCcttgagagaagaaaaaatgcaaCAAGAGGAGAAGTACATGTGGGCTATCGTTGATGGTGTCAAAGAGAAG GTTGGGAACTTCAGAGTCGAACCGCCTGGGTTGTTTCGAGGCCGTGGAGAGCACCCGAAG ATGGGTAAGCTGAAAAAACGCATTCGGCCTAGGGACATTACTATAAATATAGGAAAAGATGCCCCAATTCCAGAATGCCCTATGCCTGGTGAAAG ATGGAAAGAAATAAGGCACGACAACACGGTTACATGGCTTGCTTTTTGGATTGATCCAATCAATTCAAAGGAATTTAAGTACGTGTTCTTGGCACCTAGCAGTTCCTTGAAAGGGCAAAGTGACAAAGAGAAATATGAGAAAGCAAGGCTTTTGAAG GATTACATACAAGGCATCAGATCAGCCTATAAAAAAGATTTTGCAAGTAAGGATATCACAAAACGGCAAATAGCTGTTGCTACCTATCTTATTGATAAACTAGCTCTAAGGGCAGGCAATGAGAAG gatgatgaagaagctgaTACTGTTGGTTGCTGCACATTGAAAGTGGGAAATGTAGAACCAATGCCTCCAGACACTTTGAAG tTTGACTTCCTGGGTAAAGATTCAATAAGATACCAGAATGAGGTTAAAGTTGAACTTCCTGTGTTTAAGGCAATTCAGCAGTTCAGAACTG GAAAAAGTGGTGGTGATGATCTATTTGACAAGCTGGATACGGGTAAATTGAATGCTCATCTGAAGGAACTCATGCCTGGCCTCACAGCAAAAGTTTTCCGCACATATAATGCATCTATCACATTGGATGAGATG TTGAGTAAGGAAACAAAGGATGGAGATTTAGCTGAGAAAGTTGTAGTTTACCAGCACGCGAACAAGGAG gttGCTATAATTTGTAATCATCAACGTACTGTCTCAAAGTCCCACTCTGCACAAATGTCAAGGTTGAATGAGAAGATCGATGAATTAAAG GGCATTTTGGATGAGCTTGAAACAGATTTAGCCAGAGCAAAGAAAGGGAAGCCCCCATTGAAGACTTCTGATGGGAAGTCAAAGAAGAACCTGAACCCTGAAGT TTTGGAGAGGAAGATCGTTCAAACCAATGCAAGGATCGCGAAAATGGAGCGGGATAAGGAGACCAAAGAAGATTTGAAAACCGTGGCATTGGGAACGTCCAAGATCAACTACCTTGATCCTAGGATCACAGTTGCTTGGTGCAAGCGACATGAAGTTCCAATTGAGAAG ATTTTCAACAAGTCTCTTTTGGAAAAGTTCACTTGGGCAATGGAAGTTGATCCCAACTTCAGATTCTGA
- the LOC131329608 gene encoding DNA topoisomerase 1 beta-like isoform X2 — MVSKRRLPLALTVHHALEYWVGNFRVEPPGLFRGRGEHPKMGKLKKRIRPRDITINIGKDAPIPECPMPGERWKEIRHDNTVTWLAFWIDPINSKEFKYVFLAPSSSLKGQSDKEKYEKARLLKDYIQGIRSAYKKDFASKDITKRQIAVATYLIDKLALRAGNEKDDEEADTVGCCTLKVGNVEPMPPDTLKFDFLGKDSIRYQNEVKVELPVFKAIQQFRTGKSGGDDLFDKLDTGKLNAHLKELMPGLTAKVFRTYNASITLDEMLSKETKDGDLAEKVVVYQHANKEVAIICNHQRTVSKSHSAQMSRLNEKIDELKGILDELETDLARAKKGKPPLKTSDGKSKKNLNPEVLERKIVQTNARIAKMERDKETKEDLKTVALGTSKINYLDPRITVAWCKRHEVPIEKIFNKSLLEKFTWAMEVDPNFRF, encoded by the exons ATGGTGTCAAAGAGAAGGTTACCGCTCGCTTTGACTGTCCATCATGCTTTGGAATATTGG GTTGGGAACTTCAGAGTCGAACCGCCTGGGTTGTTTCGAGGCCGTGGAGAGCACCCGAAG ATGGGTAAGCTGAAAAAACGCATTCGGCCTAGGGACATTACTATAAATATAGGAAAAGATGCCCCAATTCCAGAATGCCCTATGCCTGGTGAAAG ATGGAAAGAAATAAGGCACGACAACACGGTTACATGGCTTGCTTTTTGGATTGATCCAATCAATTCAAAGGAATTTAAGTACGTGTTCTTGGCACCTAGCAGTTCCTTGAAAGGGCAAAGTGACAAAGAGAAATATGAGAAAGCAAGGCTTTTGAAG GATTACATACAAGGCATCAGATCAGCCTATAAAAAAGATTTTGCAAGTAAGGATATCACAAAACGGCAAATAGCTGTTGCTACCTATCTTATTGATAAACTAGCTCTAAGGGCAGGCAATGAGAAG gatgatgaagaagctgaTACTGTTGGTTGCTGCACATTGAAAGTGGGAAATGTAGAACCAATGCCTCCAGACACTTTGAAG tTTGACTTCCTGGGTAAAGATTCAATAAGATACCAGAATGAGGTTAAAGTTGAACTTCCTGTGTTTAAGGCAATTCAGCAGTTCAGAACTG GAAAAAGTGGTGGTGATGATCTATTTGACAAGCTGGATACGGGTAAATTGAATGCTCATCTGAAGGAACTCATGCCTGGCCTCACAGCAAAAGTTTTCCGCACATATAATGCATCTATCACATTGGATGAGATG TTGAGTAAGGAAACAAAGGATGGAGATTTAGCTGAGAAAGTTGTAGTTTACCAGCACGCGAACAAGGAG gttGCTATAATTTGTAATCATCAACGTACTGTCTCAAAGTCCCACTCTGCACAAATGTCAAGGTTGAATGAGAAGATCGATGAATTAAAG GGCATTTTGGATGAGCTTGAAACAGATTTAGCCAGAGCAAAGAAAGGGAAGCCCCCATTGAAGACTTCTGATGGGAAGTCAAAGAAGAACCTGAACCCTGAAGT TTTGGAGAGGAAGATCGTTCAAACCAATGCAAGGATCGCGAAAATGGAGCGGGATAAGGAGACCAAAGAAGATTTGAAAACCGTGGCATTGGGAACGTCCAAGATCAACTACCTTGATCCTAGGATCACAGTTGCTTGGTGCAAGCGACATGAAGTTCCAATTGAGAAG ATTTTCAACAAGTCTCTTTTGGAAAAGTTCACTTGGGCAATGGAAGTTGATCCCAACTTCAGATTCTGA
- the LOC131329607 gene encoding V-type proton ATPase subunit e1 yields MGFMVTTLIFVVIGIIACLCARICCNRGPSTNLLHVTLVITATVCCWMMWAIVYLAQMKPLIVPILSEGE; encoded by the exons atgggGTTTATGGTAACAACCCTAATTTTCGTGGTGATTGGAATCATTGCATGTCTCTGTGCCAGAATCTGCTGCAACAGAGGGCCTTCTACGAATCT GTTGCACGTGACATTGGTTATTACTGCAACAGTATGCTGCTGGATGAT GTGGGCAATTGTGTATCTTGCGCAGATGAAGCCACTCATAGTCCCAATTTTGAGTGAAGGGGAGTGA
- the LOC131329609 gene encoding long-chain-alcohol O-fatty-acyltransferase-like — translation MDSEIKNFIKVWIVSIASICYCYFLVKHIPKGLIRLISLLPIFYLFIILPLELHSLHLGGPTTFYLVWLAIFKLLLFSFDQGPLSDSLTNPSNSLLHFIYIALLPIKIKQDPHPKSPSNAKSNQDPSSNSARNGQRSAFLPIKVLLLAMLFRTDNYRQYLHPYIIWGLYCCNMYLVVEVILAMGAILARTILGIELEPQFNEPYLATSLQDFWGRRWNLMVTGILRPTVYGPVQGMSTRLLGRSWAPLPAVVATFLVSGLMHELIYFYLTRVSPTWEVTWFFVLQGVCTAAEVAAKKAVAGRWRLPWVVSGPITLAFVAVTGVWLFFPQITRNGVDQKAIGESQILFNFFMASVQRTISLVRGLF, via the coding sequence ATGGATAGTGAGATCAAAAACTTCATAAAGGTATGGATAGTATCAATTGCATCCATTTGTTACTGTTATTTCCTAGTCAAACACATCCCAAAAGGCTTAATCAGGCTCATCTCCCTCTTGCCCATCTTCTACCTATTCATAATCCTCCCCTTGGAACTCCATTCCTTGCACCTTGGTGGACCCACAACCTTCTACCTTGTTTGGCTTGCCATTTTCAAgctcctcctcttctcctttGACCAGGGACCCTTATCAGATTCATTGACAAACCCATCAAATTCCCTCCTGCATTTCATCTACATTGCACTATTACCCATCAAgatcaaacaagatccacatCCAAAATCACCCTCAAATGCAAAATCCAATCAGGACCCATCTTCAAATAGTGCTAGAAATGGGCAGAGATCAGCTTTTCTGCCTATAAAGGTGTTGCTTTTGGCCATGTTGTTTCGTACAGACAACTATAGGCAATATTTGCACCCTTACATCATATGGGGTTTATATTGTTGCAATATGTATTTGGTTGTGGAGGTTATACTAGCCATGGGTGCAATCCTGGCTCGAACCATTCTGGGCATTGAGCTCGAGCCGCAGTTCAACGAGCCCTACTTGGCTACATCGTTACAAGACTTTTGGGGCCGTAGGTGGAACCTCATGGTTACGGGTATTCTACGGCCCACGGTGTATGGCCCGGTCCAGGGTATGTCAACACGCTTGTTGGGCCGGAGTTGGGCTCCTCTACCCGCCGTGGTGGCCACTTTCTTGGTTTCGGGTCTCATGCATGAGTTAATATACTTTTACTTGACACGTGTCAGTCCCACGTGGGAGGTAACGTGGTTCTTTGTCCTACAAGGAGTGTGCACGGCGGCAGAGGTGGCGGCAAAGAAGGCGGTGGCCGGCCGATGGCGGTTGCCTTGGGTGGTTTCAGGGCCGATAACGTTGGCGTTTGTTGCGGTGACTGGTGTTTGGTTGTTCTTCCCACAGATCACAAGAAATGGGGTGGACCAAAAGGCCATTGGAGAGTctcaaattttgtttaattttttcatggCCAGCGTCCAGAGGACCATTTCACTTGTTAGGGGCTTGTTTTAG
- the LOC131329610 gene encoding probable long-chain-alcohol O-fatty-acyltransferase 1: MEEEIKKLIKIWLSITASLCYCYFIPSRIPKGKYRLLSLLPILSLFTILPLHLTCVFPIAAITGITWLANLKLLLFSFDLGPLSSNPPKSLPFFITFACLPTRITNQNHESQIPTKPRNLALSLAIEIVILSLLMGVLHDYRERLIQHGIVLVLLYCVVVFLLVDILFAFSNVGVLLGREIEPPSDEPYLATSLQDFWGRRWNLTVTNIMRHTVYKPVWAGTVGVLGRQWAQLLGVLSTFLISGLMHELLLFYVMHVSPTWEITGFFVLHGVGVAAEKGVERALPGRWQLHWAVSRPLTVGFVVATSFWLFFPPLMRNNVDARAIYEFKMFMDFMKMKRTHKLMS, encoded by the exons ATGGAAGAAGAAATCAAAAAGTTAATCAAGATATGGCTATCAATCACAGCATCACTTTGTTACTGTTACTTCATACCTTCAAGAATCCCCAAAGGCAAGTACagactcctctctctcctcccaatcctctctctcttcaccaTCCTCCCTCTCCACCTCACCTGCGTCTTCCCAATCGCCGCCATCACCGGCATCACTTGGCTTGCAAATTTGAAgctcctcctcttctccttcGACCTGGGCCCCCTCTCATCAAACCCACCAAAGTCCCTCCCTTTCTTCATCACCTTTGCTTGTCTCCCCACTAGAATCACCAACCAAAATCACGAATCCCAAATCCCAACAAAACCCAGAAATTTGGCTCTAAGTTTAGCCATTGAAATAGTGATTCTTTCTCTGTTGATGGGTGTTTTACATGATTACAGAGAAAGATTAATACAGCATGGAATTGTATTGGTTCTTCTGTACTGTGTGGTAGTGTTTCTACTGGTTGATattctttttgcattttcaaacGTCGGCGTCTTGCTGGGGCGGGAGATCGAACCGCCGTCCGATGAGCCTTACTTGGCAACATCCCTCCAAGATTTCTGGGGGAGGAGGTGGAACCTCACCGTAACGAATATCATGCGACACACCGTGTATAAACCTGTGTGGGCAGGCACGGTGGGGGTATTGGGCAGACAGTGGGCCCAACTCTTGGGGGTATTATCGACTTTTCTCATATCGGGCTTAATGCACGAGCTGTTGTTATTTTACGTGATGCATGTGAGTCCCACGTGGGAAATTACCGGGTTTTTCGTGCTTCACGGGGTGGGTGTCGCGGCGGAGAAGGGTGTGGAGAGGGCGTTGCCCGGTCGGTGGCAGTTGCACTGGGCAGTTTCGCGGCCGTTGACGGTCGGGTTCGTGGTGGCTACcagtttttggttgttttttccaCCACTGATGAGGAATAACGTGGATGCGAGAGCCATTTATGAGTTCAAAATGTTTATGGACTTCATGAAAATGAAGCGAACTCAT AAATTGATGTCATAA